One genomic segment of Hordeum vulgare subsp. vulgare chromosome 2H, MorexV3_pseudomolecules_assembly, whole genome shotgun sequence includes these proteins:
- the LOC123427908 gene encoding BTB/POZ and MATH domain-containing protein 2-like isoform X1 — protein sequence MGDHREFPVQAPGHCLPKTSSMSVTDSVTAAHDFRVTGYSLLDGMGVGRFVSSSTFTVGGLDWAVRFYPDGSTANCIGNASAFLYYCSRDKDVRARFTLNLMEKDGRLSQIQGSPFLDNDCLTIRCLITVAKESRTQDVETNSILVPPSNLHQDFGNMLRDGEGADVTFTVCGQLFPAHRCVLAFRSPVFRAELFGPLREDATECIKIDDMEPMIFEALLHFIYTDTLPDNCKDGKAAAMQHMLVAADRYGVDRLRLLCERKLSEAIDVETVATTLALAEQHHCSQLRGACVRFMASPDMLGPVMLTDGFKHLVASCPLILKDVLDEVSRIWRDKPSEK from the exons ATGGGTGATCACCGCGAGTTCCCCGTCCAGGCGCCGGGCCACTGCCTGCCCAAGACGTCGTCGATGAGCGTGACGGACTCGGTCACGGCCGCCCACGACTTCCGGGTCACGGGCTACTCGCTGCTCGACGGCATGGGCGTCGGCAGGTTCGTCAGCTCCAGCACCTTCACCGTCGGCGGCCTCGACTGGGCCGTCAGGTTCTACCCGGACGGCTCCACCGCCAACTGCATCGGCAACGCCTCCGCCTTCCTCTACTACTGCAGCCGCGACAAGGACGTCCGGGCCAGGTTCACCCTCAACCTCATGGAGAAGGACGGCCGCCTCTCCCAG ATTCAGGGCTCGCCCTTCCTCGACAACGACTGCCTCACCATCAGGTGCCTCATCACCGTCGCCAAAGAGTCTCGCACCCAGGATGTCGAGACCAATTCGATCCTTGTCCCGCCGTCCAATCTGCACCAGGATTTCGGGAACATGCTGCGTGATGGTGAAGGTGCGGATGTGACATTCACCGTGTGCGGCCAATTGTTCCCTGCTCACAGGTGCGTTTTGGCCTTCCGCTCCCCGGTCTTCAGAGCAGAGCTCTTTGGCCCGCTGAGAGAAGATGCCACGGAGTGCATCAAGATAGACGACATGGAGCCTATGATATTCGAGGCGCTCCTTCACTTCATCTACACAGACACCCTGCCTGACAACTGCAAAGATGGAAAGGCTGCGGCTATGCAGCACATGCTCGTTGCCGCGGATCGGTACGGCGTCGACAGGCTAAGGTTGCTCTGCGAAAGGAAGTTGAGCGAAGCAATTGATGTGGAAACGGTCGCCACCACCCTTGCTTTGGCAGAGCAGCACCACTGCTCGCAGCTGCGAGGAGCCTGCGTCAGATTCATGGCCTCGCCTGACATGCTTGGCCCTGTCATGTTAACCGATGGGTTCAAGCATCTTGTAGCTAGCTGCCCACTGATTTTGAAGGATGTATTGGACGAGGTGTCCCGCATTTGGCGTGACAAGCCTTCTGAGAAGTAG
- the LOC123427908 gene encoding BTB/POZ and MATH domain-containing protein 2-like isoform X2, protein MGDHREFPVQAPGHCLPKTSSMSVTDSVTAAHDFRVTGYSLLDGMGVGRFVSSSTFTVGGLDWAVRFYPDGSTANCIGNASAFLYYCSRDKDVRARFTLNLMEKDGRLSQGSPFLDNDCLTIRCLITVAKESRTQDVETNSILVPPSNLHQDFGNMLRDGEGADVTFTVCGQLFPAHRCVLAFRSPVFRAELFGPLREDATECIKIDDMEPMIFEALLHFIYTDTLPDNCKDGKAAAMQHMLVAADRYGVDRLRLLCERKLSEAIDVETVATTLALAEQHHCSQLRGACVRFMASPDMLGPVMLTDGFKHLVASCPLILKDVLDEVSRIWRDKPSEK, encoded by the exons ATGGGTGATCACCGCGAGTTCCCCGTCCAGGCGCCGGGCCACTGCCTGCCCAAGACGTCGTCGATGAGCGTGACGGACTCGGTCACGGCCGCCCACGACTTCCGGGTCACGGGCTACTCGCTGCTCGACGGCATGGGCGTCGGCAGGTTCGTCAGCTCCAGCACCTTCACCGTCGGCGGCCTCGACTGGGCCGTCAGGTTCTACCCGGACGGCTCCACCGCCAACTGCATCGGCAACGCCTCCGCCTTCCTCTACTACTGCAGCCGCGACAAGGACGTCCGGGCCAGGTTCACCCTCAACCTCATGGAGAAGGACGGCCGCCTCTCCCAG GGCTCGCCCTTCCTCGACAACGACTGCCTCACCATCAGGTGCCTCATCACCGTCGCCAAAGAGTCTCGCACCCAGGATGTCGAGACCAATTCGATCCTTGTCCCGCCGTCCAATCTGCACCAGGATTTCGGGAACATGCTGCGTGATGGTGAAGGTGCGGATGTGACATTCACCGTGTGCGGCCAATTGTTCCCTGCTCACAGGTGCGTTTTGGCCTTCCGCTCCCCGGTCTTCAGAGCAGAGCTCTTTGGCCCGCTGAGAGAAGATGCCACGGAGTGCATCAAGATAGACGACATGGAGCCTATGATATTCGAGGCGCTCCTTCACTTCATCTACACAGACACCCTGCCTGACAACTGCAAAGATGGAAAGGCTGCGGCTATGCAGCACATGCTCGTTGCCGCGGATCGGTACGGCGTCGACAGGCTAAGGTTGCTCTGCGAAAGGAAGTTGAGCGAAGCAATTGATGTGGAAACGGTCGCCACCACCCTTGCTTTGGCAGAGCAGCACCACTGCTCGCAGCTGCGAGGAGCCTGCGTCAGATTCATGGCCTCGCCTGACATGCTTGGCCCTGTCATGTTAACCGATGGGTTCAAGCATCTTGTAGCTAGCTGCCCACTGATTTTGAAGGATGTATTGGACGAGGTGTCCCGCATTTGGCGTGACAAGCCTTCTGAGAAGTAG